Within the Medicago truncatula cultivar Jemalong A17 chromosome 4, MtrunA17r5.0-ANR, whole genome shotgun sequence genome, the region TGAAGATTTgatatcattttgattttttgggcTGGTTTGTGTACATGAAGCTGATCAGTGATTTGTTGACTTGTGTgatatgttgaattatgctGACTTTTGCTACACCTTGAAGATTTGAtatcattttggttttttggGTGGTCTATGTACATGGAGCTGACTATGAGTGATATGTTGACATGCTGACTTTTGCTACACTTGAGTTTTGACTAAGACCATGTGACTATGAGTCTATGACTAATGAGTGTCACTCTatcactcatttctttttttgttttctcataTCAAACACTTTATGAAatcatattattttctattttttggtgAATTGTAATCAAATGGTTGATAAACATTGATGAGTACTAACgaaagattattattattagctcTAAATtaattgtgatttgttgttttgttgttataggcttttaaACAGCTTGCTATGttgttaaaatttgtttttaggaAAATAGGCTTTATGACCTGTTTAGCCTATTTAGTATgtaaaatgaactatttgatgaccATAATGTTAAATAGGCTTCAAATTAGGCTTTCAGACCAGGTTAGGCCAAGAAAAACGAcctatgataggccataggccaggcttcGTATTTATGACTCGGGCCTTTCAAAGCCTGACATGgtctggcctattcccaaccctaataGTATGTCTCATAAAGTCTTAGTTTAACGGGAAAAataccgaaattgttaggccccTCTATTCCCAACCCTTATGATGGCTTTGCCATCTCTTCTAACTTTTTATGACCTGGGTTCATAAGGGATGGCAAGACCCCCTCCGGGGGCTATTAAGTTACCTATCCATAAAGTGCCTATTAAGGGACTTAATAGGCCCCTCTAATGGTATATCACCTAAGGGTGATTTACCACCTGTTTGTCCCCTATGAAGTAGGGGCCTGTAGCTCTTCTCTTTCGGTGTAGCTACAGGCCCTCGTATAGAGGTGTAGTAGAGCCCTTACTCTATTCCTCAAAGGAATAGCGGGCTCGTCACTGATAAGTAAATTCTTATCTCGCCTTCGGAGAGATAAGAGGAATTTACTCTCTGTAAAAGATGGAATCTCGCCCCAAGGGCTCCCTTCCCTTTCTTATCGGTCAGGAACTCCTAGTTCCTTCCCTTGTAGatatctttgatatctttaGGCTATCGGTCAGGAACTCGGAGTTCCTTCCCTTGTTGGTATAGGAAATCGGTCAGTCACTCTGAGTTCCTTCCCTTGTTCTTGTAGATGCGGAAATCGGTCAGTCATTCGGAGTTCCTTCCCTTGTTCTAAATTAAATAATGGGccccaaaaatatataaataagttaatGCATTCTCCCATGGCTTTTTAACGTATCAATCATAAATATTTGTCAAAtagtttattatataattatcgACGAAAAATACCAACCATgcattcattattattattattttgaaagaagtattcattattatattaatcagtacctaatatttttttcaatataccTATGCCATTTTAAGTTTATAAAATACAACAATATCTCAtgtttgagaaataaaaaatgagatcaaaattgaagatttattattattattatagaggaataaaattagttttttatatttgtcaaaaaaaaaagtttttgatatGATTAATCATGttttaaatcaattaattaaaattcattaaaaagaatcaattaattaaaacaaaactgttattaaattaattttgaataaaactaatatCCTAAATCCTTAACCGACCATTCACATTAATTTGCTCAAAATCTAGTGGTCAGAATAATATTATGATTGAATTATAAGACACGAGCAAAAACGATGCAATGCAAGTgatgaaatttgaaataaaagaaagaaaaaaaattaaaacgtCGCCTGAGAGATTCGAACTCTCGCGGGGAAACCCCATGTACTTAGCAGGCACACGCCTTAACCACTCGGCCAAAGCGACTTTTCTTGATGTGTAGCTGAACTTACTAATTATAACATTGAACAATTATAGCCTTTTTAATCAAccaaaactatataaaaaatgtGTGATTTTGTATCAGTGCATTCTGATGAATAGCATGATAGAGCCCAAAAAGATAAAATCGGTAATATATGGTGTTATAATAGGACTCGTTTTGGGATGGATAATGTACTATATCAatatttcccttcaaaaaataaagtactaaatcaatattttgtttgaaaatttaattataatgatgTGAAATAATAACTTGATACTAGTTTATTAACTATTATTGACCTCAACTTACATTATGGGTTATGTTATCACACTTCCTTTCCCTTGCATTATTTTCATGTATTGAAAATCGCGGTTAATGATGTTCAAAATCGTTGGTAACTATCTGTGTGTCCAGTAAATGGTTCGGTTCTTGAGATGTAACTCTTTGTTGTGGAATTTGATGTCAAAATACCTTTTCTCATTTTAATTAGGGGgtataattagaaaaatatgtgttacatttttttttttttttgaggggaaaatatgtgatacatttaaaattggaaaaaaaaaaaaagactttattttaagacaatttttttgCAAGTATGGTAGTTGTGGGACAGAGATAGTAACAACTAACTTTGgctgtttaataaaatttggaAGACAGCAACTCAACCTAAATCCAAAGGAGGTCTTAGTATTTACTTGATTTGAAAATCCTAAACTAAACTACACATTAATTAATCACATTTTCTGCTTAAAGACATTTTCATGATTGTGATGGCCCTTTAACAGCTTAACAAACTCAGATTCTTGATGTGTTACATCTGCATACTAGGAGTATTCTTTGTGAATCTTTACTTTAATTTACACCTTATGGAACTTCCCAGAAGTTGTTCTCATTTGGCATGTCTTATACATTTTAGGCTTTTACTAAAAACATGCTTTTCTATTAGCTAAAGTCATATTCTTGGTGCACAAGTTACTATGAGGAAAAGTCATATTCTTGCAAACATGCTTAATCAAACAATCTTATCCTTCTTAATTATTACTTCTTGGTTTCTTTCCaaagcaacaaacaaattaTGAAGTGCTCAATACAAGTTGTTTGATCTCTTTCTTTGGTGCTTCATGTGGTGCTTGTTCGTAAATAGGTTGCGTAATGAAAGCTTCTCTTAAAATTTGGTACTTCTTTGGTgaatattactattttttttctttcaatcgtTTGATATGCCGACCATGGCCAAACTACCAAAGCAATAGTCGCATCATAGGTGTggcaaacaaagaaaaaagacatCCAAGTCTTTCCATGTCCAAGTCTTTCCATGTCACACTCACAAATAACGTAGTTTTCACAAATTCATTAGTCTTAACTTTCTAACTACTGCCACTCATCCCAAACtttgtatatttattattcacaaaaaaataatcatgcaTTGATCAAGTGTCTTGACTTTCTAAAACAATCAAAgtttaaagacaaaaaataaattaaaatacttgTAGCAAATTCATTTTAATAATGGTCTGAAAAAAAGTGGTAGAGGCAAAACATAGAAATGGTAATTCCTAGGATACCCGCCAACTACTACTTGAGGTGGACCAGCTCTAGATCTATTTGGATTTCCTTGTGAGATAAACGTGattattgaattataaaatcaattatgcataTTTTAGATATCttcaatcataaataagttaCTTCAAGTCCAATATATGTTTAATCAAAACTAAATCTATAAGCTTAATTCATTCAATATTAATTTACTTACACTGTTTATACATCAacatattattaatttgattaaattaacaGGAGTCAACAAAATGTTAGATCTACACACCATACCATACACGtgaagaattaaaaaaagaaaggctATTGGAATAATGCCAGATAGTAAGAGCAAGAGGGAAAATGGGCaagaataataaaacaataataaattaatgacAAATAATTTAGAACACATGACAATTGAGTGTCAACTGTCAACAGAATATTACAACTTACAACTGATCTGGAAAGACAGACACAGCAATGAACACAGACCtctaaaaacacaaacaaaaaataggAGAAAAAGACACTTTCCctttatatatgatgatgatgccTCAATATGTTTAGCAGTGCATAGTGCAAAGCTCTACATTAAAATTACATAAAGCACAGATTGCCCCACATAATTTTCCTACTTCTCTAGGAATAAATTAAGGCATATGGGCTATAAAATGTAGGCTATTGCCTATTGGTCAAGGAAGAAAATTTACCATATATGTAAAATTCAAACAgtaaaatatatgtaaggtACTTGGGCAAGAATATGCCCTTCTCGCGCTGCCATCGTTGTTTCAACTTTTTAACTTGCAATTGGTTGAGCAATGACTTTCTTAATGGCTTCGGCGTATGTCCTGTGCTGATAGGTAAGTGTGGATTCAAGCAGGTCCCAAAGTGAAGTCTTTGGATTCCATTCTGAGCAGACAACAACCATTCACAGGTAAATTAACTTGTAATGTTGAAGATCAAATAGGTTGAACGAATGAGGAAATCTGAACTTACCGAGCTGCTTGTTGATTATGGTCATGTCAGGAATTCTCTTGTCACTATCATCATATCCCTCACCATAAAATTCTTTCGAGCTCACATCAATCGTAGGTGTTTCAGGTGGTTGAGTTCCACTAACCTTTGAATAGACCTGTAGAATCGAACAGTTGTTCAATACCCGACAGGCTTAAAATCTAATATCAGAACCAAATAATAACAGCAAAACAATCATTTTACCTGGATCATCATTTCAGCGAGCTGCCTAACTGTAACCTCATTGTTTGGGTTACCCACATTAAAAATATGGCCATTGGCTCTGGCAGGGTTTTCCTGTCAACAAACAAGTTGCATAACCTTCAAAGGactaaccaacaacaacaataagttAAGAGGAACACAATATCACATAACCTACAATCATCAATAAGACAGCTTCAATAGCATCTTTGATGTAAACAAATGTTCTCTGGGATTCACCACCATCCACAAGCTTGAGGGGCTCTCCTCTAAGAAGATTCTGCAGAAAAGGAATAGACAGAAATCGTTTTAAAAACTATTCGAAACTGCAGCTAAGTTATCTAAAAGTTAAACAGTAGATTTAGTAAAATGTAACATACATTGCTGAAGCATGCAAGAACACGGGGAACACCCTCACTTGGTCCGTCAATACCGGGAATGAAGTCCATTCTAGGTCCGATCCAATTAAAGGGCCTCACAATTGTGAACTCCAAGCCGTTTTCAGCACCCTCAGCTGCCAATGATCACATGTCAGTGAGACTATTCAATATTGGAAACAAAATCAGTCCGtgtcaagaaaagaaaaaagcaaaatcaGCTCACCATAAACCAGCCTCTCAATCAACTGCTTTGCACATGCATATGACCATCTCTGCTTTTCGATTGAACCGAAAATGCATGGAGACACATCTTCTTTAAGCATATAGTATGCAGGGTCCTAACAAAACATTGGAAACAATATAGCTCATGCAATTCCAAAGcaggaagaagaaaagataaaagaaaaaaaaagataaggacAATTGATTGAAAAAGTTCACCATCATTATTTAATACCCTAGAAGAAACTAACAAAGTACTAATCCTAAAAGAGGATGAAACATGTTGCAAAGTCATGTCACTTCACTACATGTCAATCTCCTATTTCCTATAACTAACAAGACAAATACAAGTGAAAAATGTGCAAAGTCAACATCATCTAAATTCAGATCCAAAAAAACACAggactaattttttttgacaaaaaaaaatacaaattcatttttattttatcttaattgTTCCAAAATGTCATTTCCTGCTCAAATCTTTAAAGACAAGAAAGAAAGTAACAAATTGtcatttctaaaattaaaaattatcttATACCAAAGAGTTTCTAACTAAGCTTTATTGCATGTTAGTTGTTACAACACATGGTCACACACAAACAAAATCACGTGCTTTAATTAAGATGATGTGTGAGATTTGAACTACCACCGACACATTCCAAATCATACAAACACAAAATCATAACTAACAAAttatacatcataacataactAAATAATCATAACTAAATGAATCATAGATCtgaaacaaataaatcatagatgaaaaatgaaattttacctGACGAAGAGGACTATCTTTAGGAAGATAACTACCAATAGTTTTCCCATACACTTCACAAGTAGAGAAATGAATCAACCTCTTATTGGTTTCAGAACAATACTTCACCtaaaaaaacacatcaaaaaaatcaaattttcaatcacaCATACCCATCAATCAATTATTCAACCCAACATAACAAATCacttaaaaattcaaactttaatcAAAATAACACATACCCATCAATTAATTTCACAACCCAATATAacaaatcttataaaaaaaattaaaattttaatcaaaataacttaCCACAGGAAGTGCATCAATGAAATTGCTATAAATTGTATCAAGAGGACGTGTATTGTAATCAGCAGGAGTACAAATTGCAGCCAGATTTATAACCTAAAcacaaaatccaaaatcaaattttcaagaacaaatcaaaaacctaaattgaaataaaaaattgcaaaattgaaaattaccAGATCTGCCATCTTGATGAGACCTTCAAGCCTTGAATCGTTCTTGATATTAAGACGATGAAAGTGAATGCGACCATTCCAAGGAAGCGATTCAGGTTCTAAAAGGTGTTTGATTTTGTCGTTGTAAACATCTAAAGCGAGAACTTTGTGAGAAGTTTCAGACATGAGTTTTTCGCAGAGATGAGAACCGATGAAGCCACCGGCACCAATCATGCAGATTGTGAGAGGTTTGATTGGGTTTCCGTCGAGATCTATGCGTGTTGAAGAGGGTGACGccattgttgttgtgttgattCGTTTCTTCGTGAGAGagtgaagaaaagaaagaaagaacgtGAAAATGATAAGTGTGGGTAGGTTTGTGATTTGAATGGTAGTGATATGAATGGGGGTGGTGTTAATATATATGGTTGTACTCCAATATActagtaatattaattaatattattatattattcataatttattgtaataaataaataatactcctagttttttattttattttaagataagGTAAAATTTAGGGCATCGCAGAAGTAGACAAATGTTCAAGGATCTCACGTGTTTACATCAttcgttttattttttaacatatcaattattttttccaaCCCAACACcatcctttttaattttttttaagttgtctagtggttaaaatttacttttaagaCAAATAAATATGATGTTTAGGGTTCGAATATGATCCTTATATTACAatgcattttgtttttaacaattGAGTTATGCTAAAAGAGACTTTGCCCATGTTAATCTTATatcattaaatttcaataaaatttatttattttagtatgATTTATTAAATAGGGCCTACGAAGAGATAAGTGCTTAGATGGCCAAGCAGTTTCATGTACATTCAAATTTTCTACTCCATAATGAGGTACTTATTTAGTatgttattaaataattgaagcACATATCATTGTATATGATTTTagatgagaaaaatgaaaattgattcAGTTGTGGACCGTTAGTATATAATTAAGGGCACAACGCCATCCAGAAGGGATCAAACGGTCTTGGGCGCATCCTTCGAAGGGGCGCCACCTTAAAAGGCTTCTAGAAGCATCTAGACGCTCTAAATATGAATGACAACTTCGCAATTCATCACTTCGTCTTGTCCCAAGACTTGTGTTTGGTGGATATTGACCGTCAATATATAATTAAGTGCATAACATCCTCCAGAAGTGTCCAAACGATCCTGGGTGTGTCCTCCGAAGAGTGTTGTCTCATAAGGCTTTTAGAAGCATCTAGACGCTATAAACATGACTTAGGGCACAAGCTCATGAAAGGCTATAAATACTCCTCTTAAGATCATTCTCAAGGTATGACCTAAAGAGACTAAACTTTAATTGTAGATATTGTAATCACTACAAGTATAAGTTGATAAGAAATTGACTGACATGTAAAAATT harbors:
- the LOC25492333 gene encoding UDP-D-apiose/UDP-D-xylose synthase 1, which produces MASPSSTRIDLDGNPIKPLTICMIGAGGFIGSHLCEKLMSETSHKVLALDVYNDKIKHLLEPESLPWNGRIHFHRLNIKNDSRLEGLIKMADLVINLAAICTPADYNTRPLDTIYSNFIDALPVVKYCSETNKRLIHFSTCEVYGKTIGSYLPKDSPLRQDPAYYMLKEDVSPCIFGSIEKQRWSYACAKQLIERLVYAEGAENGLEFTIVRPFNWIGPRMDFIPGIDGPSEGVPRVLACFSNNLLRGEPLKLVDGGESQRTFVYIKDAIEAVLLMIENPARANGHIFNVGNPNNEVTVRQLAEMMIQVYSKVSGTQPPETPTIDVSSKEFYGEGYDDSDKRIPDMTIINKQLEWNPKTSLWDLLESTLTYQHRTYAEAIKKVIAQPIAS